CTTTTATAGCActtctttttgaatttttttatttctgtttttttttcttttttctttttcttttctcttttttttcattctttttttttcttttttttttttttttaataatacaaccATAGTGGTATAGAACACGtagaatagaatattttaatatatttaataacacaAAGGATTTCATTATTGACAAattgacaatatatatatcattgaaacTAAATATCAAGGTacatcaattatttatatccgTTAATTTGCGCATTAAGAATCGATATGGGGGAGAGATATTGTGtacacattatttatttatatatatatatatatatatatatatatatatatatatatatatgtatatatatcttggaATATTTTGTCGATTACGAATAAAAGTACGCACATTTCtagaataaatatgatatcatTACGAATTTGGTACATGTAAGACTGCTGCAACATTTgataattctatttaaataaagaGTTGTTTAAAAAAAGGTATCCTTTTTTATCGAGAAGGCATACAAAGAAAGTATGCCATGTTTTATATcattcatatttaaatatagtagaAGCAATAAGCCATTTTGCATAATAATGAGTATTAGAACACAGGCTTTTCTCTGCGAGTAAATCTTTGATAACCAATCCACATTGTACTGTTAGAGGGAAGATTAGGCAAAAATAgcttattgtttctttttatatatgataataaattaaagaggAATGATGGTTGTAGAGCTATTGCGAGCACTAAAATTAAGCAGCTCACATTTATGATGTTAATATCTATGCTTTTACAAGGAGCGAAGACATATTGTACATAGATGAGACATctcttttgtaataattatttttatatcatggCTGCAACACATGGCacatcgattatattaattgtcattatcgctcattttttttaacacttttttttataatttttttattcttatttatttcctttttctttttttttctttttttttttgttccattACGATGGTCTTCTtgtattatacaaaaaaaaagaaaaaaaataagagagaaattgtatatatatttttatagtcgCTGCGCTCTCTTTGGTATTTTTGGCATGTAATGGCAGtaaatcatttcatttttgttaGAGAATTCTTCATAAAGAGAAATCAGAAAATAGTTCTTCAATAATAAACCTTTCcaagatatattttctcttttacattaCGTGTATAGAAAAGttattttaacataattttaaCATCATTCCTCTTTGCTATACATTTTTAagcattttaataattaataaaaatggtcATATTCGCAATGGAACTATAAATATCTTTCTGCCAATGTATGATGaacaatattatgaaaaatgcCCCTTAACTGATGGCAGATCAGTGTGCTGTGGTTTCGCtgtaagtaaaaatattacatcacTAGAGTTTTAGATACATTAATTGAATAACATAAGTGCACTGCATATTGACTAAGcaataacatataaaaagcCAAACATTCCATTGATAAAAACGTAATTATAAGCGGAATTTATATTACCAGCAGTGTCCAAAGTCGACAGACCTTTCGCTCTATAACAATGAACAGATTGGCATTGACTTTGTTGTGTCATTTTACCTGCACTATGTAGAAATTGTTTTCATCaattagttttatatatatatatatatatatctctacaAAGTGctcaagataaaataattatttgaaccTGACGTTGTATATTCACTATGTAGGATATGGccattaatcataattataacacTACGTAAACTTTACACCGTAATAAACAACAAAACAtcttaataatagataaatagtaattcttaattataatttacgcATATATTATACCGTTTTACACGGCATTTCAATATGCAAATACTCGCGCTAAATCTATTATACTTGTGTATTTTCTGTGTAGACAAAGAGGGGAGAAATATGCTTGTTAATCTAAAAATCTTTGTTCATTTGTATTAAAGCAACGAATGTACcaagaaataatttacttaattatgattttcaaTCACAGATACATTTGAAACTGTACAGTTTTCTTGAGTACTTACATAATCAATGCTTAAATCGTGAAAACCAAATAGACTAGCATTATTATAGTGGAGCCCTAATAAATAATCTACATAGACATGTATTCATGCGAGAGAATAAAGCTTTTGCTTTTAACATAGATTACATTTGCTTCACTTTACTCCTTTTcagatttaaaattatattttttaataaataagaaaagaaattaaaaaaggaaaaaaataaaatgatgacCTTGCCatcatataacataaataacgccATTCCTTAAGACGAATATTTGCTTAGCCAAGACTTCTTCAAACTTCTTTGGAAATTTtgcaattgatttttttttttgttaacataATATTCGAACTTATATTGATATGTTATAtgtcattttttaaatcacgTTACCCATGGCTCGGCTATAACAGCATTACAAAGCTGAATGTATATACGATTAggtattacgtatatatatagttgttaCCTACAGTGCAAATTTATAGGATTTACAAAAACAATGTGTTGTATAGTGatagattattatacatataaagtcTTTAAATGTTCtaaatttaatgtaaaaatgtatatatataaaacatacgaaaagatttttatgaCTATAGAGAAAGCCCAATTACCAAAAATAGTATCAATTTCGTACTTAGTACACCAATACCATCAGTTCAACatgtattttaaattgatCAATCCttttaaagagataaaatatttaacgcaGTGTGTCAGTAAGATaagcaataaaaaagaatacactCTTGATGTGTAAATTGTGCACCGAAATTGTAAGTTATACATAGTtaagataacaaagataaggGTGATGTAACCAGTGTAACAGAacagtatttataaaaagtgCATGTTAGGCATGTTGCAATTAAAATTTGTGTCTGACAGCTTACACAGTCTCGTACTCGCGACGAATTGAGCGAGCCAAACAGCACGCAAAGGTTACTCCAATCAACTGAaaccaatataaaaaaaaaaaaagaataagaatatcttGTAACGAGACCTTTGCCACAACGTGTATGTtggtaatataaaattcaattttttttttaatacgatttgCGATCGCAACAAAATACAAACCACATCATATACTGGGTCTCTTATTTAAactcattctttatttttttaagttatGAACAATTcatgatattttaaatgtgATTTAAATCTAATTTTCATTCAAACAAAAATCATTCGTTGTGACATTTTTTTGCTGTGACATATCatcagaaaataaaattaagttatacattacacacatatatatatatatatgtatgtatgatttattttacctGAGTAAGAGCAATTCCTATACCAACGGATGCTAAAGCCAAAGAATTGTACTTAATGGTCTGTTGTAACTTGGACATACAGCCATCACCATTGGAATGAACCGAATTCGAATCACATTTATCACCTGCAGAAATTTCCGTACAACAAGAATCCGGTATTATATTATCCGTGTAATTAAGTTTGGCCCAATCTCCTGGATTTTCTATACCACAGCAtcgtaactataataacagtattatcgaattaatgGATAGATTTATAGAGATACCATGTacacaaaataattatttccaagCTTGAATATCACCAAGGGCTACGAACGTCTTTCTTGGttaactattattgttatttttattatttacgattaaCTCGTACTCAGCAACGAAAATGTTCAGTAATCGATCAAATGATTCTTACACAATTTCCCTTTCACTAGTGAAGACGTATATATTGTGCAAGATATATACAGGGGGATCTTATTTGAATTTATCGGGGCATTTCAATAGAaacgtaaaattaaataataataataataaaaaaagctatatatttgttatataaatacatatatatatatatatatatatatatatatatatatatatatatatatataatcatcaaAACAATCGGATATTAAAAtggaaaatgtagaaaaatagtttggtaaaaaataatatggcAATGATAATCAATGccttatatacatttatatatgtgtgtataaaatttagaaaaataaataattatgatattactatattttataacgGAGATATCTAAACTGATAAATTCAATTGGGACAccgtatacatttatacactgtacttatatacatagcGTGACCTAGTGTGTAACACATTTCACTTAAATACCAAGTTTATTAAGTTTACTGATCGATCGAGCTTAAATATCATGAACAAAgcacaatataatatatatatatatatatatatatatatatatatatatatatatatataactttcttttagatacataatatacataaaaaaaaatatgtatatatatatagaagaaagttatataatactttgataagataaatgatttttaagattttttacaggaaaacgataatgatgaaatAGAATCGTTTTACTTATACACATATAGGAAACTCAGAATGCTAGGGAATATTGAAGGATCCttgtataatatcattaatgcGAGCTACGTacaaatagagatagatatgaTACGTGTACGTAAGTCAGTATGTGGTAAGATTATATGTACGTGGTAATATATACGAGTAGTATATTCTCGTaccacatatacatatatatatggggtATATAGATACAATAATCTAACATACGAGGGAAAAAGGGACGAAGAAGATATTGATTCACAGTTTACAAGGcgaatacgtatatacgtttgtacagtatattattaaaagaaaaataaaaaaaaaaaaataaataaatatatgtatatatagaataagcCTATTCAATTGAATAGtcaattttttattccctTCCCTCTTACTATCTGTTCAAtagttttataaaatcatttttttctattctataagattttattattcattttttttattatataagaaacttttttccttcatagAAAAGTATGAGATGTAATTTTATGCCAACAAATGAtatgtgcgcgcgtgtgtgtgtgcgttcgtataaataaaataaataaggataaatattcAAAGAGACTATGTATAACCggtttttatttacttacgtcGTATTGCATGATGTCCCAGGATTTACGAATGTTTTCATCGCTTTTGTATTGATAAAAGGTTGTATTCATACGATTAAGTAACATCGAATCTACCTCATTACGCATTACGTAGCCTGAAATGCCTGCACCCAATTCCAGTGCAAAAATAATCATCAAGAAGACCGAGtactgaaaagaaaaaatggtatTATATACGGTGGtttgattacaaaaaaaaaaaaaaaaaaaaaaaaaatggcgcATCAAGTGAcagtaaatgattttttttctatttcctttttttgtttttcttatatttatatatatatatatatataaagtaactTGCGTACTGTTATCAACATGCAATGATTTTCCTTTATTGCTCCGCAACAACCAAAGAACGACACCAGGAAGACTACAATGCCAACGATTATCATTAAAACAGGTGCAGCGAAGAACCAACTATCGACAAAGTTTTTGTAACCACTGTAAACGACCAGTATTACTGCGCCCACTGATATAAAGACGATACCGGTAATCTgtaaaagaacaaatagatTTTCATTAAGACTAGTTATTTTAAACGGCGAAAGGATTCAATAGGAAAAAGAACTTCTGCCtctatttttgtcgttattcattaattattcatttacttATCGATCGACGACAACTTCAGTAGTCATTGAACTCAAACCAAATAAAGGCGTTCTTacgaagtaaataaatttgtaatctctgagataagagagagaaagagagagagaaaaaagaaaggaaagagaatcaTAAGTTACTGTAGTAACTGATAGTATTATATAGGATTATTGTAATACACAttgtataaatgaaaatagaaaaataataatataaaaattttttaatttatatctttattaatcgtggattatattaaaaattttattgattgatCTTAATTTTGCTAttctaaattataaatatatatatacatacattcatatattttgataagattcattgaaaatatgttcatgacaccctgtatatatttaatagcaTATCTGAAGTTGTAAGTAGAGAAGGCCTTTGGTGGATAGACATCGTACAAAAGTTCTACCTACGCTTTGTCTTCATTTATATACGCCTTATAAATACGAGAAATACGCctacttatataatattacacacacacaaacataaacacaaacacacacacacaagagAAAGGGattttttgtaatatcgtcctcgtattatattctatacattttcttttagaaaagattttcatttctgcataacattatcgataatttcgaacGTTCGAATAATAGACATTTAATTCGTCCTTCGAATGATTAAAAGTTACTTTACGTCCATGAAACAGTTTCTGATCATTGCTTATAAACCACCGTTACCATAATGCATTTGAAATCGATCGCGCGCGACCTAAGTAATCATTCATATCTTCGCGCGAAAAGCAGCAACCACTAGAGAAACCcgaacgaatttatttatcttattgtaTCGGTATTGTCAAATCGACggtaaaaaagaacaaaaacgatctctctccctctctccctttccacCCCTTCTCTCTagtttattacgatataaaacgaaacaaaaaagaaaatgaaagttaactttaaaatcaaatatcaaACGATCCATCAATCACGAAGTTCTTTTAtagccattattattattattattattattattattattattattattattattattattattatcatcattatcattattattgcaccTTTCCAATagtaaaagtttatataatcACATTGACCCATTCTAACCTTCTAATAagaagattataacgatgaaacgGAGCATACGAAGTGACGCAGAAATGTAAATGAAACGAGTGCGTCTCATAAAAGGGTTTCAATTAAGGGCAAGATTATCCCCGTTAGATGAGTCAAGTAGGGCGTGTATTCGTCACGGACAAGATACTTTATGTATCTGTGCACAAGTGCGCGCGTATGcgcatgtaaatatatatatatatatatatatatatataatatatatatatattatataggaaAGAGGGCAAGGTAGATGCTAAAGTTCATATTGTAAAACAAATCACGCActatcttcctcttcctctgaCTCTTTATgcccctcttccttctctttctttctcacaacTTCCttctacatgtatatattttatgtcgTTAGATTTATTAaccaataaataatgaatatcaCTGTGAAACCTAgttctttatattttcaaaagaaaaacaaataaatagatacaGATAAATGTCAAAATGCCAATTGGCCAATAGACCATAATCTCTTTAAGtattgtatatactatatatttcattgttatcgaTTGAACATTATTTCTGTCACTCGTAGCAATTATTCcgaaaaatagatttttcctAGAACAATGTAACAATGTCTACTCGTTGTCGGaaatcgaaatgaaatgaaatgaaatataaaaattaaataagtttACGATCCCTTTCActccattttatatattcgctCTATAAAATGTAAcctatagaaaataaatgaagcgTGTAAAAGCAAATGGTGCGTTATAATCTAACCTTTtcatttgattctttttttttcatttcttttttttttttagccaTATGGATCCTCGAAAGATCTTCTGTTCATACTATATTGATACTAATAATTCAtacataattgatattaatcattaccaattaataaatatgtctgatatatttattaattgtgaATTCAATTACGTTAATCTTTCAGGAAGATTAAATGAttgaagaatttaaaaaaggaaagaggtcTAAGCTCATAATTAATTCCTGGCATTATCGAGACTTCCGTCTATCAATTTGCATTTGTTTAAAAGAAACGGTTAATGACATACAACATGACATGACACGATACAATACAATATGATATgttacgatacgatacgatatgatacgatacgaatgagaagagaaataatattaactaaacGAAAAAGGTATTAGAATACGTGATATATAAATCGTAATGGATAAGACGAGTAGTATATAAAATGTCTATTCGATACGACATAGCACTATGCTAGTCACAATGGTATCGATACTATCGTCCTTTCTCCCTCCGACTCGTTCAAAACATGTCCACGTATATGGTTTGTACGCTTGGCTAACGGAGGTCGCGTACCACCCTACGTTCACATATATCCACAAACACActcactcatatatatatataattattctctcgAGAAGTTGACCCCCCTTCGACAGAAAACGACGAGTATTGCACGTATACAGTGTATTTCAACATACGCATATAAATATcgtgttattgtcattaacatttaaaatacatatgtatgtgtgtatgtgtgtataaatgaataaatattataagattaGTATtaggatttaaaaataataaataaaatattttgttaaaagtaggaagaaattttttttattttattgtatttttctttttcttttttattattataattacttttatggatgattatagttatttattttttttttttttattttattttctttctttttttttatatatatatatatacataggttgtcctaaatataaaattatgtcaTATAATCGCATACTGTAGCAGTGATATAAAAGAAGTAGGTAATCTTGTTCACTCTTTGAGACCAACGAAGTCTTCGAATAACGCATGAAACATTTTCTCTATTCTAACAATTAAAAGATGATAATTATTTGGCCTGTGGTATATCCTGATTTATCTTTGACtcataaatcaaattattagAACATAAAGCAAGATCCTACGCCCATCATATTGTGAGAGTTGCAATATATTATGAaacatcctatatatatatatatatatatatatatatatatatatatatatatttatatataatacacaccCACTATATACACACAGAGTGAGCCAGAAAATTTctaagtaatttttaatatcgattaaatcgatACGATTTTTAAGAACCTTTGGTCCAccctgtatataaatatacactaGTACGATGAACGTTTGACTTTTCCTGCCTTATATCTAATCGTAACAGACGGCAATACTTAAAAGTAGTATGTGCACAAtatagtgataaaaaaaaaaaaaaaaaaaaaaaaaaaaattgggccatttatgtacgtatgtatgtacaatacGTTCATCCCTTACTTCGTTACGATAAAACACGTACTACATAGTCTTCTATATCGAATGAACATAACCTATGATTCTTCTAGATATtctttactattactacctccttttcttctctatttgtTGTTTAGTAgtaaagaaagattttatcgatcggaacgatagagaaatttattatcaatggaGCAATTGAGAGAGATTATTTGACAAAATGAATAACGAGAAAGGGGAGAGTGGATGGGtaggtgggtgggtgggtgagggagaaaagtagagaaataaatacattggGCGTACGCGGGAATATCAGAGTTCGAAAAACTCTGACCTGGTTTTGTTTGAGAAAAGAAGATCGAGTTTTAAGTAACctcgatcgaacgaatttttttcttctctttttttctttctttttctcctctctctctttctctctctctcttgtatatATGTCACATGCTTTAcactatgtataatatatacgtagtagtagtagtagtagtacttgtagtagtatagtagtatatatatatatatataaatatatgtaatttatgtacatacaagAGAAATCGATTACGGCCGAAAACGAAGCTTTgcgattttttattcattaacgTTTCGTGATCGaccgaataaaatttttccatCTATGCGTtctcatttaaattattatcaatcatcCTGAAAGTTCATTCACGCatgaatatttatcatttgtgGATGTGcgtttatataagaaaataaaagaagaaaaaaaaaaataaataaataaatgaagtaaaaaaaaacaaaaaataacaataacatatgaacgaacgaagataAGATgaggaataatatgaaatgaaattttcttaataaatgaGTCAAAGTTATTATATTGTCAGTGATTACAAAAGTCTAAAAACTCCTTGTAggttcctttcttttgtttccttccACTTCGGCGAGTACGACGCGGCGACGTTGTACGCAAGAACAAGAATCTACAAACCACTATACCATACCACATCCCTCTCTCCTCGTGGGCTCGTCCATTTCCTATCGGGAGAGAAGAAAGCGAACGCGGAGGAAGGAACTTTTCCTTCGATGAGTCAcgcaatgattttaaaaaatagtagggagaaagtaaaaaaaaaatatttagtcAACTGACTAATACaagatctctttttatctttttcctttccaatGGTGTCGCAAAAGAAACAGACaacaaaagagaaacagaaagagaaagagagagagagagaacataagagagaaagaaagtaattatCTCGTATCTCATAAATGTGTTTCTTGAATTTCGAAACATTACCAGCTGAATATAATTTGCGCTGTTTCTCGCGACTAAGAacaaaaggggaaaaaaaaaaagataaattcagATTGAAAATATCCAATTATCAAATGTgattttacatattaaataaaaatataaaaagtaaagcaatg
This is a stretch of genomic DNA from Vespa crabro chromosome 3, iyVesCrab1.2, whole genome shotgun sequence. It encodes these proteins:
- the LOC124422530 gene encoding CD63 antigen-like, with the protein product MVSGTMACVKYLLFLFNLIFAITGIVFISVGAVILVVYSGYKNFVDSWFFAAPVLMIIVGIVVFLVSFFGCCGAIKENHCMLITYSVFLMIIFALELGAGISGYVMRNEVDSMLLNRMNTTFYQYKSDENIRKSWDIMQYDLRCCGIENPGDWAKLNYTDNIIPDSCCTEISAGDKCDSNSVHSNGDGCMSKLQQTIKYNSLALASVGIGIALTQLIGVTFACCLARSIRREYETVETTAH